In one window of Rhodopseudomonas palustris HaA2 DNA:
- the cydB gene encoding cytochrome d ubiquinol oxidase subunit II produces MLDYETLKFVWWIFVGLLLMGFAITDGMDMGVGTLLPFVARKDVERRIAINSVGPHWDGNQVWFITAGGAIFAAWPAVYAAAFSGFYMAMLLVLFALFFRPVGFDYRSKIENPTWRNAWDWGLFAGGAIPALIFGVAFGNLLQGVPFRLDELLRSHYQGSLLTALLPLLNPFALLAGVISLAMLAAHGGVWLQLRASGAVADRARKAVLLLSPIVAVAFALAGVWLWLGVDGYRIVKEAAHSAASNPLAKEVVRAPGAWLDIYAKQPLAMIVPALGLVGPLLTMLLAAVHRPGLAFVTSAFGMIGIIGTAGLSMFPFIMPSSIDPRSSLTIWDAASSELTLTVMFWAVVIFLPIVLGYTVWCYANMWGRVTADEIEARAHSAY; encoded by the coding sequence ATGCTCGACTACGAGACTCTCAAGTTCGTCTGGTGGATCTTCGTCGGCCTGTTGCTGATGGGCTTCGCCATCACCGACGGCATGGACATGGGCGTCGGCACCTTGCTGCCGTTCGTCGCCCGCAAGGATGTCGAACGCCGCATCGCCATCAACTCGGTCGGCCCGCATTGGGACGGCAACCAGGTCTGGTTCATCACCGCCGGCGGCGCGATCTTCGCCGCCTGGCCCGCGGTCTACGCCGCCGCATTCTCCGGCTTCTACATGGCGATGCTGCTGGTGCTGTTCGCGCTGTTCTTCCGCCCGGTCGGGTTCGACTATCGCTCCAAAATCGAGAACCCGACCTGGCGCAACGCCTGGGACTGGGGGCTGTTCGCCGGCGGCGCCATCCCGGCGCTGATCTTCGGCGTCGCCTTCGGCAACCTGCTGCAGGGCGTGCCGTTCCGGCTCGACGAATTGCTGCGCTCCCACTATCAGGGCTCGCTGCTGACGGCGCTGCTGCCGCTGCTCAATCCGTTCGCGCTGCTCGCCGGCGTGATCAGCCTGGCGATGCTCGCCGCGCACGGCGGGGTCTGGCTGCAGCTTCGCGCCTCGGGCGCGGTCGCCGATCGCGCCCGCAAGGCGGTGCTGTTGCTGTCGCCGATCGTGGCGGTGGCGTTCGCCCTGGCCGGGGTCTGGCTGTGGCTCGGCGTCGACGGCTATCGCATCGTCAAGGAGGCGGCGCACAGCGCGGCGTCGAACCCGCTCGCCAAGGAGGTGGTGCGCGCGCCCGGCGCCTGGCTCGACATCTACGCCAAACAGCCGTTGGCGATGATCGTCCCGGCGCTCGGCCTGGTCGGCCCGTTGCTCACGATGCTGCTGGCGGCCGTGCACCGGCCGGGCCTCGCCTTCGTCACCAGCGCATTCGGGATGATCGGCATCATCGGCACCGCCGGGCTGTCGATGTTCCCGTTCATCATGCCGTCGAGCATCGATCCGAGATCGAGCCTGACGATCTGGGACGCCGCGTCGAGCGAACTGACCCTGACGGTGATGTTCTGGGCGGTGGTGATCTTCCTGCCGATCGTGCTCGGCTACACCGTGTGGTGCTACGCCAACATGTGGGGCAGGGTCACCGCCGACGAAATCGAAGCCCGCGCCCATTCGGCCTACTGA
- a CDS encoding tyrosine-type recombinase/integrase, translated as MADTKYLQKKGNTWRVVVEIPKPLREALQGKPRFIKSLGTESLSEANRIKHQHVAEFKRRIKLAEQGKADPLAAAIEAAIAFREAFASHDNEYLVHGDQESTGAEELLEVVNQEAQALLKTRGPEASRLFHSLATGKATLIRDQYPTWLAICNGTEQTKAQHEATIKRFLAWAGEFMSIEGTDRKKAGEYVQVLRDAKLAAKTIQRHLSSLATLWSWLTSRGLTSTSERDNPWRGHGVGKTPRGTKKKSTRTGLSNEKLLKLLRGRYSTPRYATILADLTRLALLHGSRLDELCALKKADIQKIDGDYWFQITEGKTEAAVRRVPLHPLAVPIIERRLKGPGKEYLFDGLVPGGPDRKRSWNASKAYGRFRKDVGVAARYEDFHALRKTFADLMEGLEVPERTVQLIIGHERGFTYGDYSSGQRVNLRKIINQVDYGSEVMAAIALPAPE; from the coding sequence ATGGCGGACACGAAGTATCTTCAAAAGAAAGGCAACACGTGGCGCGTGGTGGTTGAGATACCCAAGCCGCTCCGCGAGGCCCTGCAAGGAAAGCCGCGCTTCATCAAATCCCTGGGCACGGAAAGCCTCAGCGAGGCTAACCGGATTAAGCACCAGCACGTCGCCGAGTTCAAACGCCGTATCAAGCTCGCTGAGCAGGGCAAAGCAGACCCCCTCGCCGCAGCCATAGAGGCCGCCATTGCCTTCCGAGAGGCCTTCGCTTCGCACGACAACGAATACCTTGTTCATGGCGACCAGGAGAGCACCGGAGCCGAAGAACTCTTGGAGGTGGTGAACCAGGAGGCACAAGCCCTTTTGAAGACCCGAGGGCCTGAGGCATCGCGGCTGTTCCATAGTCTCGCGACTGGCAAGGCCACGCTGATCCGGGACCAGTACCCAACTTGGCTCGCCATCTGCAACGGCACCGAGCAAACCAAGGCTCAGCATGAAGCCACCATCAAGCGCTTCCTCGCTTGGGCCGGTGAGTTCATGTCGATCGAAGGCACCGACCGCAAGAAGGCAGGGGAATACGTCCAAGTCCTCAGGGACGCAAAACTAGCGGCCAAGACAATCCAGCGGCACCTGTCGTCTTTAGCCACGCTGTGGTCTTGGTTGACGAGCAGAGGGCTCACAAGCACTTCCGAACGCGACAATCCATGGAGAGGACATGGAGTCGGGAAAACACCGCGTGGCACCAAGAAGAAGTCGACGCGAACGGGATTGAGCAACGAGAAGCTCCTAAAGCTCCTGAGAGGCCGTTACAGCACGCCACGATATGCAACGATCCTCGCAGACCTCACAAGGCTTGCCCTACTCCATGGCAGCCGCCTGGACGAGCTTTGCGCGCTCAAGAAAGCCGACATTCAGAAGATAGACGGCGACTACTGGTTCCAAATCACCGAAGGCAAGACCGAGGCGGCTGTGCGCAGGGTGCCGCTCCATCCCCTCGCCGTCCCAATCATTGAGCGGCGACTGAAGGGACCAGGGAAGGAATACCTGTTTGATGGTTTGGTGCCAGGCGGTCCTGACCGCAAACGTTCATGGAACGCTAGTAAAGCCTACGGCCGGTTCCGAAAAGACGTAGGGGTTGCGGCGCGCTATGAGGACTTCCACGCTCTCCGAAAAACGTTTGCCGACCTCATGGAGGGCCTTGAGGTCCCCGAGCGGACCGTGCAGTTGATCATCGGTCACGAGCGAGGCTTTACCTATGGAGACTATTCGAGCGGACAGCGTGTAAACCTCCGCAAGATCATCAATCAGGTAGATTATGGTTCTGAGGTCATGGCAGCAATCGCCCTGCCCGCCCCCGAATAA
- the cydC gene encoding thiol reductant ABC exporter subunit CydC, with product MRDLMRLVRLWRGSLPLLLGALAISLLTTFANLALMATAGWFVTAMAVAGAAGVTMNYFTPSAIIRFVAIVRTGGRWLDRVVSHEATFALLASTRVALFSRLAEIAPGGLADLRSGEVAARLKLDIDRLEIVFLRLVAPAVVAVVVGAVVIGAVAWLGLTLLAWVLTAILVAGGLIGPALVVRATRNAADREAVLAATLRRRTTEHLDGLATLLVTGDDRRRIDALDELLARRIEAERTIATRSALGAIGLGAASDVAVIAVLAVGATALGSAAINGPDLTLILLLVLASFEAFAPLPVAAAGLGATLVSLGRLFALWDRAPLVDEPAQPVPVPQAYDLVADKVSLTYPVRTTPALRAVDVVLPQGGERRLDGPSGSGKSTLIDLLVRVRDPDAGEIRLGGVPIRRLALADLRAVIALVPQQPHIFAATIADNLRAFAPAASDADLWAALDGAGLKQAVARMPEQLGTYVGEGGARLSGGEVRRLAIARGLLRSDARILILDEPTEGLDEATAAEVMQGVERLRGARSLLVVSHRLVPAAG from the coding sequence ATGCGTGACCTGATGCGTCTCGTCCGGTTGTGGCGCGGCTCGCTGCCGCTGCTGCTCGGCGCGCTCGCGATCTCGCTGCTCACCACCTTCGCCAATCTGGCGCTGATGGCGACCGCCGGATGGTTCGTCACCGCGATGGCGGTCGCCGGCGCGGCGGGCGTGACCATGAATTATTTCACCCCGTCGGCGATCATCCGGTTCGTCGCGATCGTCCGCACCGGCGGCCGCTGGCTCGACCGCGTCGTCAGCCACGAGGCGACTTTCGCGCTGCTGGCGTCGACGCGCGTCGCGCTGTTCTCGCGGCTGGCTGAGATCGCGCCCGGCGGTCTCGCCGATCTGCGCTCTGGTGAAGTGGCGGCCCGGCTGAAGCTGGACATCGATCGGCTGGAGATCGTGTTCCTGCGGCTGGTCGCGCCGGCGGTGGTCGCGGTCGTGGTCGGCGCCGTCGTGATCGGCGCCGTTGCCTGGCTCGGCCTGACCTTGCTGGCCTGGGTGCTCACGGCGATCCTGGTGGCCGGCGGGCTGATCGGCCCGGCGCTGGTCGTGCGCGCCACACGCAATGCCGCCGATCGCGAAGCGGTGCTGGCCGCGACGCTGCGCCGCCGCACCACCGAGCATCTCGACGGGCTGGCGACGCTGCTGGTCACCGGCGACGATCGCCGCCGCATCGATGCGCTCGACGAACTGCTGGCGCGGCGGATCGAGGCCGAGCGGACGATCGCAACGCGCAGCGCGCTGGGCGCGATCGGCCTCGGCGCCGCGTCCGATGTCGCGGTGATCGCCGTGCTCGCGGTCGGTGCGACGGCGCTCGGCAGCGCGGCGATCAACGGTCCCGACCTCACCTTGATCCTGCTACTGGTGCTGGCGTCGTTCGAGGCGTTCGCGCCGCTACCCGTCGCGGCGGCGGGGCTGGGCGCCACGTTGGTATCGTTGGGTCGGCTGTTCGCGCTGTGGGACCGCGCGCCGCTGGTCGACGAGCCGGCGCAGCCGGTGCCGGTGCCGCAAGCGTACGATCTGGTCGCGGACAAGGTGTCGCTGACCTATCCGGTACGCACCACGCCGGCGTTGCGCGCCGTCGATGTCGTCCTGCCGCAGGGCGGCGAGCGGCGGCTCGACGGCCCGAGCGGCAGCGGTAAGTCGACGCTGATTGATCTCCTGGTCCGCGTCCGCGATCCCGATGCCGGCGAGATCAGGCTCGGCGGCGTGCCGATCCGGCGGCTGGCGCTGGCCGATCTGCGGGCGGTGATCGCGCTGGTGCCGCAGCAACCGCACATCTTCGCCGCGACCATCGCCGACAATCTGCGCGCCTTCGCGCCGGCGGCGAGCGACGCGGATCTGTGGGCGGCGCTCGACGGCGCCGGGCTGAAGCAGGCGGTAGCGCGGATGCCCGAGCAGCTTGGAACCTATGTCGGCGAGGGCGGCGCCAGATTGTCGGGTGGCGAGGTGCGGCGACTGGCAATCGCGCGCGGCCTGCTGCGCTCCGACGCCCGCATCCTGATCCTCGACGAGCCGACCGAAGGCCTCGACGAGGCGACCGCCGCAGAGGTGATGCAGGGTGTGGAACGACTGCGCGGCGCCCGCAGCCTGCTGGTAGTGTCGCATCGGCTGGTGCCGGCCGCGGGCTGA
- the cydX gene encoding cytochrome bd-I oxidase subunit CydX, giving the protein MWYFAWILGVTAAAAIAVINVMWYEFQDGLVAAVPTHDRPDGSQVPDRVA; this is encoded by the coding sequence ATGTGGTACTTCGCCTGGATCCTCGGCGTCACCGCCGCTGCGGCGATCGCCGTCATCAACGTGATGTGGTACGAGTTTCAGGACGGTCTGGTGGCGGCGGTGCCGACCCACGACCGGCCCGATGGCTCGCAGGTCCCCGACCGCGTCGCTTAG
- a CDS encoding NAD(P)/FAD-dependent oxidoreductase has product MASDEFISRRHFMGLVSGAIAAAGVAGSAAAQPIATKARIVIIGAGAAGTAIANRLAMRLEQASILIIDGRRDHIYQPGLSLVAAGLRPASYVVSRTSDWLQPGVKLIEEPAVAIDPVAKTVATAARNTVPYDYLIVAPGLVLDHEAIEGFSLDLVGSNGVGALYAGPDYAARTWAAASRFTETGGVGLFTRPATEMKCAGAPLKHTFLIDDIASRKVGAGRYKITYAAHADSLFSVPIVSEKVRMLFEERGINAVYSRVLKAIDPGRRIATFQTPKGTEELGYDYLHVIPPQRAPALIRQSDLSWADKWTDQGWVEVDQYTLRHRRYPDVFALGDVAGVPKGKTAASVKWQVPVVEDHLIAAIKGKEGTERFNGYTSCPLMTRVGRAMLIEFDYRNNLAPSFPGLISPLEELWISWLMKEVALRATYYAMLRGKA; this is encoded by the coding sequence ATGGCTTCGGACGAGTTCATCTCACGACGGCACTTCATGGGCCTCGTTTCGGGGGCGATCGCCGCCGCCGGCGTGGCCGGTTCGGCGGCGGCGCAGCCGATCGCCACCAAGGCGCGCATCGTGATCATCGGTGCGGGCGCGGCCGGCACCGCGATCGCCAACCGGCTGGCGATGCGGCTGGAGCAGGCCAGCATCTTGATCATCGACGGCCGGCGCGACCACATCTACCAGCCCGGGCTGTCATTGGTGGCGGCGGGACTGCGGCCCGCCTCCTATGTGGTGTCCCGCACCAGCGACTGGCTGCAACCCGGCGTCAAGCTGATCGAAGAGCCGGCGGTGGCGATCGATCCGGTGGCCAAGACGGTCGCGACCGCCGCGCGCAACACCGTGCCGTACGATTATCTGATCGTCGCACCGGGGCTGGTGCTGGATCACGAGGCGATCGAGGGCTTCTCGCTCGATCTGGTCGGCAGTAACGGCGTCGGCGCGTTGTATGCCGGCCCGGACTATGCGGCGCGGACCTGGGCGGCGGCGTCTCGCTTCACCGAGACCGGAGGTGTGGGACTGTTCACCCGGCCGGCCACCGAAATGAAATGCGCCGGCGCGCCGCTCAAGCACACCTTCCTGATCGACGACATCGCCAGCCGCAAGGTCGGCGCCGGCCGCTACAAGATCACCTATGCGGCGCATGCGGACTCGCTATTCAGCGTGCCGATCGTCTCCGAAAAGGTCCGGATGCTGTTCGAAGAGCGCGGCATCAACGCCGTCTACAGCCGCGTCTTGAAGGCGATCGATCCGGGCCGCAGGATCGCCACCTTCCAGACGCCGAAGGGGACAGAAGAGCTCGGCTACGACTACCTCCACGTGATTCCGCCGCAGCGCGCCCCGGCGTTGATCCGGCAATCAGACCTGTCGTGGGCCGACAAATGGACCGACCAGGGCTGGGTCGAGGTCGATCAATACACGCTGCGCCACCGCCGCTATCCGGATGTCTTCGCGCTCGGCGACGTCGCCGGCGTTCCGAAGGGCAAGACGGCGGCGTCGGTCAAATGGCAGGTCCCGGTCGTCGAGGATCATCTGATCGCGGCGATCAAGGGCAAGGAGGGGACCGAGCGCTTCAACGGCTACACCTCCTGCCCGCTGATGACGCGGGTCGGCCGCGCGATGCTGATCGAGTTCGACTATCGCAACAATCTGGCGCCGTCGTTCCCCGGCCTGATCTCACCGCTCGAAGAGCTGTGGATCAGCTGGCTGATGAAGGAGGTCGCGTTGCGCGCCACCTACTATGCCATGCTGCGCGGCAAAGCCTGA
- the cydD gene encoding thiol reductant ABC exporter subunit CydD, whose amino-acid sequence MTARPAESIALLRSLRPVAGGHARVAAVAAAVGGVLAVATAQLIAIVVDRLVFGPAALPAVAPLLALLGGVAVLRAAAAWLTERAAFEASAKVRRHLFRRALERVSALGPVRLGEHPPGELVALLTDSLDAVAPLWRAWQPAIVRAAVVPVAVLAIVAWRDPLAAGILLVALPLLVWFSILAGQGAERASGERWAGLARLGGHLLDQIRGLPERKLAGTAGRAIAAVKDAAERYGRETMAVLRIAFLSALVVEFVATAAIAGVAIAVGFRLLWGEMDFATGLFVLLLAPEFFAPLRDIGARRHAKLEALTALDKLAPLLDAPPAVGRPYIAAGPPAIRFDDVRVVHADGRVALDGFSLDIAAGEHVALVGPSGAGKSTVLALLLRFVEPSSGRVLIDGAPLSEIDPAAWRRALVAMPQTPQFFEGSIADNILMGRAAAQDDAALREALRAADAAAWVDRLPDGAATSLAERGANLSGGEAQRLALARAIYAAGPLLLFDEPTAHLDAEAQRVVLQGLARLRMGRTVLTIAHRRETIAAADRVVVIDRGRVVAQGTPAQLLAGALERSEAERTDA is encoded by the coding sequence GTGACTGCACGACCCGCCGAGTCCATCGCGCTGCTGCGTTCGCTGCGCCCCGTCGCCGGAGGCCACGCCCGCGTCGCGGCGGTCGCGGCCGCGGTCGGCGGCGTGTTGGCGGTTGCGACCGCGCAACTGATCGCGATCGTGGTGGACCGGCTGGTGTTCGGTCCTGCGGCGCTGCCGGCGGTGGCGCCGCTTCTCGCGTTGCTCGGCGGCGTCGCGGTGCTGCGCGCCGCGGCGGCGTGGCTCACCGAGCGGGCGGCGTTCGAAGCCTCGGCCAAGGTGAGGCGGCATCTGTTCAGGCGGGCGCTGGAGCGGGTGTCGGCGCTCGGCCCGGTGCGACTCGGTGAACATCCGCCGGGCGAACTGGTGGCGCTGCTGACCGACTCGCTCGACGCGGTGGCGCCGCTGTGGCGCGCGTGGCAGCCGGCGATCGTGCGCGCCGCGGTGGTCCCGGTCGCGGTGCTGGCGATCGTGGCGTGGCGCGATCCGCTGGCGGCGGGCATCCTTCTCGTCGCGCTGCCGCTGCTGGTGTGGTTCTCGATCCTGGCCGGGCAGGGCGCCGAGCGGGCGAGCGGCGAGCGTTGGGCGGGCCTCGCCCGGCTCGGCGGCCACCTGCTCGATCAGATCCGCGGGCTGCCCGAACGCAAGCTCGCCGGCACCGCGGGCCGCGCCATCGCCGCGGTGAAGGACGCCGCCGAGCGCTACGGCCGCGAGACCATGGCGGTACTGCGGATCGCGTTTCTGTCGGCGCTGGTGGTGGAGTTCGTCGCGACCGCGGCGATCGCCGGCGTGGCGATCGCGGTCGGGTTCCGGCTGCTGTGGGGCGAGATGGATTTCGCCACCGGGCTGTTCGTGCTGCTGCTGGCGCCGGAGTTCTTCGCGCCGCTGCGCGACATCGGCGCCCGCCGCCACGCCAAGCTCGAAGCGCTGACCGCGCTCGACAAACTGGCGCCGCTGCTCGACGCGCCGCCCGCCGTCGGCCGGCCGTACATTGCGGCGGGGCCGCCGGCGATCCGGTTCGACGACGTCCGCGTCGTCCATGCCGACGGCCGCGTCGCGCTCGACGGCTTCAGCCTCGACATCGCCGCCGGCGAGCACGTCGCGCTGGTCGGCCCGTCCGGCGCCGGCAAGAGCACCGTGTTGGCGCTGCTGCTGCGGTTCGTCGAGCCGAGCAGCGGCCGGGTGCTGATCGACGGTGCGCCGCTGTCCGAGATCGATCCGGCGGCATGGCGGCGGGCGCTGGTGGCGATGCCGCAGACGCCGCAGTTCTTCGAGGGCAGCATCGCCGACAACATCTTGATGGGCCGTGCGGCTGCGCAGGACGATGCGGCGCTGCGCGAGGCGCTACGCGCCGCGGACGCCGCGGCGTGGGTCGACCGGTTGCCGGACGGCGCCGCGACGTCGCTGGCGGAGCGCGGTGCGAATTTGTCCGGCGGCGAGGCGCAGCGGCTCGCGCTGGCGCGCGCAATCTATGCGGCCGGTCCGCTGCTGCTGTTCGACGAGCCGACCGCGCATCTCGATGCCGAGGCGCAGCGTGTCGTATTGCAGGGGCTAGCGCGGCTGCGCATGGGGCGCACCGTGCTGACGATCGCGCATCGGCGCGAGACCATCGCGGCCGCCGACCGCGTCGTAGTGATCGATCGCGGCCGCGTCGTCGCGCAGGGCACGCCCGCCCAACTCCTGGCCGGCGCGCTCGAGCGATCCGAAGCGGAGCGCACCGATGCGTGA
- a CDS encoding DUF5368 domain-containing protein yields MKQLSFETLIAVFEELYGATLFWTLVGIAGLITLGYLYVLIRDHKMSMRRFLWAQLSMPFGAVAAVLFVQAVTHSDFRDLGGPVDWIVMLGVAALGAGGSAILVYTLQSLLRTSPFVIRRRSNP; encoded by the coding sequence ATGAAGCAACTGAGTTTCGAGACTCTGATCGCGGTGTTCGAAGAACTGTACGGCGCGACGCTGTTCTGGACCCTGGTCGGAATCGCCGGACTGATCACGCTGGGCTATCTCTACGTGCTGATCCGCGACCACAAGATGTCGATGCGGCGCTTCCTTTGGGCGCAATTGTCGATGCCGTTCGGAGCCGTCGCGGCGGTGCTGTTCGTCCAGGCCGTCACCCATTCCGACTTCCGCGATCTCGGCGGGCCGGTCGACTGGATCGTCATGCTCGGCGTCGCGGCGCTGGGCGCCGGCGGTTCGGCGATCCTGGTGTACACCTTGCAGTCGCTGCTGCGGACCAGCCCGTTCGTCATCCGACGCAGATCCAACCCGTAA
- a CDS encoding cytochrome ubiquinol oxidase subunit I, with protein sequence MVDSTFVELSRWQFAATALYHFLFVPLTLGLSWLLVIMETVYVMTGKEIYKDMTKFWGKLFGINFALGVTTGLTMEFEFGTNWSYYSHYVGDVFGAPLAIEGLMAFFLESTFIGLFFLGWDRLSKRKHLAVTFLTAIGSNLSALWILIANGWMQNPVGSVFSPETMRMEMTSFAEVFLNPVAQVKFVHTVAAGYVTASVFVMGISAWYILKGRDLAFARRSFAVAVGFGLASSLSVIVLGDESGYTLGDVQKVKLAAIEGEWHTEKPPAAFTLFGFPSQTGQAIADAIKIPAVLGLIATRSIDKPVQGLADLEREHLARIESGRIAYAAMTKIRAGDTSPETRKTFDAHVRDLGFGLLLKQFVEDPANATPEQIKAAAASTIPTVWPLFWAFRIMVALGFLMLFTFAAGFWFNATKRLEQKRWFLWFTVLLIPAPWLASEAGWFVAEFGRQPWAIGEVLPTFLATSSLTTGDLIFSLTGFLAFYTLLLVIEVYLMFKFARLGPSSLGTGRYHFETNAKPAAVTV encoded by the coding sequence ATGGTGGACTCAACATTCGTAGAGCTGTCGCGCTGGCAGTTCGCCGCGACCGCGCTCTATCATTTCCTGTTCGTGCCGCTGACGCTCGGACTCTCCTGGCTCCTGGTCATCATGGAGACGGTCTACGTGATGACCGGCAAGGAGATCTACAAGGACATGACGAAGTTCTGGGGCAAGTTGTTCGGCATCAACTTCGCCCTTGGCGTCACCACAGGCCTGACCATGGAGTTCGAGTTCGGGACCAACTGGTCGTACTACTCGCACTATGTCGGCGACGTGTTCGGCGCGCCGCTGGCGATCGAAGGCCTGATGGCGTTCTTCCTGGAATCGACCTTCATCGGCCTGTTCTTCCTCGGTTGGGACCGGCTGTCGAAGCGCAAGCATCTGGCGGTGACGTTCCTCACCGCGATCGGCTCGAACCTGTCGGCGCTGTGGATCCTGATCGCCAACGGCTGGATGCAGAATCCCGTCGGCTCGGTGTTCTCGCCGGAGACGATGCGGATGGAGATGACCAGCTTCGCCGAGGTGTTCCTCAACCCGGTGGCGCAGGTGAAGTTCGTCCACACCGTCGCGGCGGGCTACGTCACCGCGTCGGTGTTCGTGATGGGCATCTCCGCCTGGTACATCCTGAAGGGGCGGGATCTGGCGTTCGCGCGTCGCTCGTTCGCGGTCGCGGTCGGCTTCGGCCTGGCGTCGTCGCTGTCGGTGATCGTGCTCGGTGACGAGAGCGGCTACACCCTCGGCGACGTGCAAAAGGTCAAGCTCGCCGCGATTGAGGGCGAATGGCACACCGAGAAGCCGCCAGCGGCGTTCACGCTGTTCGGCTTCCCGAGCCAGACCGGCCAGGCGATCGCCGACGCGATCAAGATCCCCGCGGTGCTCGGGCTGATCGCGACGCGGTCGATCGACAAGCCGGTGCAGGGCCTGGCCGACCTCGAACGCGAGCATCTGGCGCGGATCGAATCCGGGCGGATCGCCTATGCGGCGATGACCAAGATTCGCGCCGGCGACACGTCGCCGGAGACCCGCAAGACCTTCGACGCCCACGTCAGGGACCTCGGCTTCGGCCTGCTGCTGAAGCAGTTCGTCGAGGATCCGGCGAACGCCACGCCGGAGCAGATCAAGGCCGCCGCGGCGTCGACCATCCCGACGGTGTGGCCGCTGTTCTGGGCGTTCCGCATCATGGTCGCGCTGGGCTTCCTGATGCTGTTCACCTTCGCGGCCGGCTTCTGGTTCAACGCGACCAAGCGGCTCGAACAGAAGCGCTGGTTCCTGTGGTTCACGGTGCTGTTGATCCCGGCGCCGTGGCTCGCCTCGGAAGCGGGATGGTTCGTCGCCGAATTCGGCCGGCAACCGTGGGCGATCGGCGAAGTGCTGCCGACCTTCCTGGCGACCTCGAGCCTGACCACGGGAGATTTGATCTTCTCGCTGACCGGCTTCCTGGCCTTCTACACGCTGCTGCTGGTGATCGAGGTGTACCTGATGTTCAAGTTCGCCCGGCTCGGTCCGAGTTCGCTTGGCACCGGGCGTTATCACTTCGAGACCAACGCCAAGCCCGCCGCAGTGACAGTGTGA
- a CDS encoding ABC transporter permease gives MDQRGDLNIVPFAVSKTTAARVRRASELAVGPILLFGVWWLAARGGWVNRDLLPSPVDTLRDTAANIWSGSMTEDFWSTLVRVGYSIAIAIIAGVPIGIVLGAKATVYRSVEFIIDFFRSTPATAMFPLFLLLFGLGDLAKVAVAAFAAWLVIVFNVAYGVMNARQTRILAARSMGASSLRIFRDVIFFETLPQTFIGLRTAVSLALVVIIVAEMFIGATDGMGHRIIDAQISYSLTDMYGSILIAGAMGYGLNLILLFLERSVIHWSGK, from the coding sequence ATGGACCAACGCGGAGATCTGAACATCGTGCCGTTCGCCGTCTCGAAAACCACCGCCGCGAGAGTCCGTCGCGCCAGCGAACTGGCGGTCGGCCCGATCCTGTTGTTCGGGGTTTGGTGGCTCGCGGCGCGCGGCGGCTGGGTCAACCGGGATCTTCTGCCGTCGCCGGTCGATACACTTCGCGACACCGCGGCCAATATCTGGTCCGGCAGCATGACCGAGGATTTCTGGAGCACGCTGGTCCGCGTTGGCTACTCGATCGCGATTGCGATCATCGCGGGCGTTCCGATCGGCATCGTGCTCGGCGCCAAGGCGACGGTTTATCGTTCGGTCGAGTTCATCATCGACTTCTTCCGCTCGACGCCGGCGACCGCGATGTTTCCGCTATTCCTGCTGCTGTTCGGGCTCGGTGACCTCGCCAAGGTCGCCGTCGCTGCGTTCGCTGCGTGGCTGGTGATCGTGTTCAACGTCGCCTACGGCGTGATGAACGCCCGGCAGACCCGGATCCTCGCGGCACGCTCGATGGGCGCATCGTCGCTCCGTATCTTCCGCGACGTGATCTTCTTCGAAACCCTGCCGCAGACCTTTATCGGCCTGCGCACGGCGGTGTCGCTGGCGTTGGTCGTCATCATCGTCGCCGAGATGTTCATCGGCGCCACCGACGGCATGGGCCATCGCATCATCGATGCGCAGATCTCCTACTCGCTCACCGACATGTACGGCTCGATCCTGATCGCGGGCGCGATGGGATACGGGCTCAATCTGATCCTGCTGTTTCTCGAACGTTCGGTCATCCACTGGTCGGGCAAATGA